A genomic segment from Paramixta manurensis encodes:
- the ssuE gene encoding NADPH-dependent FMN reductase, with product MRVITLAGSPRFPSRSTALLTVCQTALEQRGVEVIPWNLHNFQPEDLLYARFDSPALLALKEDLEGADGVIVATPIYKASFSGALKTLLDLLPERALEHKVVLPLATGGTVAHMLAVDYALKPVLNALKAQEVLHGVFADDTQITHYDRQPELNQILAARIDDALDTFYHALSRRHQPLATAV from the coding sequence ATGCGCGTTATTACTCTGGCGGGAAGTCCACGCTTTCCTTCACGCTCAACGGCGCTGTTAACCGTTTGCCAAACGGCACTGGAACAACGTGGTGTGGAGGTAATTCCCTGGAACCTGCACAACTTCCAGCCTGAAGATCTGCTTTATGCACGTTTCGATTCTCCGGCCTTACTGGCGTTAAAAGAGGATTTGGAAGGTGCGGATGGCGTGATTGTTGCGACACCTATCTATAAGGCTTCTTTTTCTGGCGCATTAAAAACCTTACTGGATTTACTGCCAGAACGCGCGCTGGAACATAAGGTGGTTCTGCCGCTTGCCACCGGTGGCACCGTCGCCCATATGCTGGCGGTGGATTACGCGCTGAAACCGGTACTGAATGCGTTGAAGGCTCAAGAAGTGTTACATGGCGTGTTCGCCGACGATACGCAGATTACGCATTATGATCGCCAGCCGGAATTAAACCAGATCCTTGCTGCGCGCATTGATGACGCGCTCGACACCTTTTACCACGCATTGTCCCGTCGCCATCAGCCGCTTGCCACCGCCGTGTAA